The Hordeum vulgare subsp. vulgare chromosome 4H, MorexV3_pseudomolecules_assembly, whole genome shotgun sequence genomic interval gtttgctattaaaatttctaacaaaaaaatactttatgaaaAATGTTTTTCTATTAATGTTTTAATTGATTATTttagttaattctttttgctattcaaaaatattatagttttgttttagttgatCATCACAGAATATTTTAATTGACTATTTttagttaattctttttgctattaacagAATATTTAAATTGATCATAACAGAatatttcaatttcagggtcattagtTTGTACCAGGAAATGAAGCGtgctatatatgtggtcgaaatgcatgataccatgaaaagtagcaaataaagttagaaaggtttccattcaaatttggaaactaatggcacaaacagaaactagacataaatTGATCCAAGCAATATATAATAATActcgtccaagcagtacataataatagctagcacaaatatatatatatacaagtgttcgtcgTTGTGAACACTACTCTTCTGAATCAGAAAGTCCCTAAACtcgtggtgctggtgttggtgcgaGGTAACGCTGACCATAGTTCATGATTCGAATCTTGCGATACAACTCATATGAAACGTATACATCTTtttctgcatactcaatgttgatatcatcaagtggggtcCTCTTCCACTTTTTATGATGATACCTTGGGAATTTGGTCTCCACCCCGCTGTCGTGGTGTGCAGCGCCGCTGCCTGTCGCCGTCGTGTCCCGAACAGCACCACACCTAGTCGAGCCTGCTGATCGCCCCGCAACGACCTCACCAGGCGAGGAGGAGAAGACTCCTCGCCGCCGCCCACACCGGGCAGGCTTTGCCCGCCGGTGCGCtcgggcggcggcgagggaagaggaggagagggatcgGGCTTTCAGCGGCAGCTCGAAGCCTCCTCTGCCGCTCGCGGAAGCGCGAGAGGAGGATTAGGTCAGAGTCCTCTGCTGCCCTGCCAGTATATGTTCGGTCAACACATACACTTATAGTACGTTTTTGGTAAAATTGCGCACATCATCTGAAAGCCACCACGTGCTGAGCTCAACTCAGGCTCACTttgggcccacttcatcaagcatttTAAATTGCACAAACCAGTTTGACCGATACACAAGAAGGAAACCGTGCCATGCAGCACAATTGAACACTGTCCCACCTAGCTATGATCGCACCAGGCCATAAGCAGCTTccattttttttgaaagatccagctaATGGCTGGCATATATTGGAATAGCAGATAGCATAGCGGGAATACATAAAAGGGGGCTGAACCAAAGATCAAGGACATAACAGGAAGATATtccgaaaaagaaggaaaaaaaagagaggaggcttCTGACGGCGGACTCCTCACGTCAGTTTCCCAAACGGGTGCTCAAGGAAAACTGCTCCTCCCTGCCTCCAAAACTCGATCGCTGTTGTAATGGAGGTGGAGATATTTGCTCTACTGGCTGTTTTGTTTCTGAAGGTGCACTCATTTCTTTCCTTCCAAATTTCTGACAGGATCAGCACGGTCATTGTCCTGACGCCTTTTTTGTGCTCCGGTCTTGCCTTGCTTATCATCTTGGAAATAATTTCTCAAGTAGATTTTTTCTCTGCCCAAATTGTTGGGCTTAGTGAGGCACATCCGGTGCAAGACGCGGCCTCCGTCCATACTGTTGTTGCCATCTTACATTCCCAGAATAAATGAGCCGCTGATTCTAGATTCCTGAGGCATAGCTGACAGAAATATTCGTTTTGCCACCCCCTTCTTTGCAATCTGTCATTGCACCATAGCCTATTTTTGTCCAGCAGCTATGTGAATATCTTGAGTCTTTGCGGTGCCCAAGTTTCCCATATAAACTTGCTTCTTTCTGATCTTGTGCTTCCTAGGAATTGAGCTTTATATGCTGAGCTAGCAGTATACACCCCCGAGGCCTCATGCCTCCATTTGATTGTGTCTCTTGTGTGCTCCATCAGTTGCACGTCTGTGTCCTGAATCCACCTGTGCAAGCGGAGGACATCCGCCCAAAGGTGTGTGGTGTCTCCGTGCGCAAGGTCGGCTATCCATGTGTCGTTTTGTAGCGCCTCTTTTACAGGCCTATTTTTTCTTCTGGAGTGCTTGAAAAGCATCGGATATGCCGTCTTTAGCGCCCCCAAACCTGTCCATGGGCAGTTCCAGAAGGAGGTCGTGGCCCCATCTCCCAGGCTGACTGTCGTGGAGGCGCTAAACAGAGCTCTATCACCGTCATCGCATGGCAGCTGCATGCCGTTCCATGGCCTTTGTGGACTTGTCCAGGACAGCCATAGCCATATTAGTCGAAGCGCTCTGCAGAAGCGATTCATTTCCAGCAATCCTAGTCCACCGTTCTCCGTTGGTGAGCATACTATTGGCCAGCTAACTTTGCATTTTCCTCCgcttatttcttcttcgtgtgccCAGAGGAAACACCGTCTAACCTTATCTATCTCATCCAGAAATTTGTTGGGCGCTCGCAGCACGGATAGGGCGAAAGTTGGCAGCGCGGTGAGAACGCTGCGAACCAGTACCCGTCTCCCTGCAATGTTTAGTAGCTTCCCTTTCCATCCTGCTAATTTAGCCCTAATCCTATCTAGGATGAATTGTATGTGGACCAAACGGATCCTATTCAGAGTGAGTGGTAGGCCTAGGTATCTCACCGGGGAGTCTACCCTCTCCCCCCCGAAAGCCGCAAGCACGACGTCTAGGTCTAAGTCATCACAGCGGATTGCCGAGACAGTAGACTTGGCAGGGTTGATATGAAGACCCGTAGCATTTCCGAAGTTTTTTAGGATGTCCATTAGCATGTCAATTTCTTCCCGGATGGGGTTTGCGAAAATGACGTCATCATCCGCATAGAGGCTGAGCCGTAGCGTGATATCCCTGCCCGGCAGTGGCTGGAGCATGTTCATCTCGGTGGCTCTACTTAGGAGTCTGTGCATGGTGTCGATGGCTAAGATGAATAAGAGGGGGGACAGCGGGTCTCCTTGGCGCAGGCCCCTTTTGTGCCAGATCGGCCTGCCCGCCGTGCCATTTAGCATGACTGCAGATGACGCAGTGCTTAGGAGAAGCGCTATCCAGTCCCGCCATCTCGCTAGAAACCCTAGGTGTTGCGGTAGCTCTAACAGGTATCCCAGGAGACGTTGTCGAAGGCTTttgcgatgtctagcttgagtagtAGCGCAGGGGTCTTTTTTTGATGGAGAGATCTTACGACATTTTGCACGTAGAGGAAACTGTCTTGTGTTGACTTGGCGCACAAGAAAGCTGATTGTGCTGGCGAGATGATGTTGTCGATGACCGTAGCTAGCCTTCCGGAGAGAACCTTAGCTATAAGCTTGGAGATCGAGTGAATTAGACTGGTCGGCCTATAGTCCTGCACCTCGGAGGCTCCGTCCTTTTTTGGCAGAAGAACTATCGTGGCGGAGTTTAGCTTGGTGAAGTCCCCGCCTGCCAGGTGATAGAAACTATGGAAGACCGGCATGACGCCCTCCTTTATTAGGGGCCAACATGCTTTGAAAAAGGTCCCCGTGAAACCATCCGGGCCCGGCGCCTTCTCCGAAGGTGATGCCTTGACCGCGTCCCGGACTTCCTTTTCTGTGAAGGGGTTGTCTAAACCTCACCCCTTAACCGATGGTAAGTCTAATGAGGCCCAGTCTATTGTCATGGTGCGGGTAACTTTCTTCCCCAAACCTTCGTTGAAATGCCTATAGATAACTTCGTCTTTGTGCTCGCAATGACTTCTATGCAAAGAAAATGTCACTCTAAGCATTTGgactatgcttcgagaagcttctGGGTCCATAACTGCATGTAAGGATGAGATGAACAGGCCGATACAAAGATCGCTGTTGCATTGTCCCGCATTAAAGCTCCCTTGCCATGGATCTGCTTGTCGTTGGTGATAAAGCTCTCGTCGATACTAAATTGATCCATCCTTGATCCGatttatttttgtttcttttgcTACGTTCCATACAAAACTTAGGGTTGATCTAGGTGCATGTATCTGTGTGAGGACGCGGCAGAATATATTGACACACAGCTCGAGTTAACACAACTTCCACAGATTTGAGATGATACGTACAAAGCTAGGGGCATATAGCCGGCACAGTATTTCAGATTACGATACAAACCCCCTTTTAGGTGGGTCATTTATTTGGACACCACAACTTGACACACTTTCACAGACTTACGTACGTACCAAGTAATCACTGCATGCATGCAGAATGCTAATGCATGACAGGGAACTTAGGCATGCAGGAGATGACATATAGAGATGAACTGGAACACAAACTGCAGAAGTAGTACTGTATATAGGATGCCGTGCATGGCATGTGTACGTTCAGGATGCCGTGCTTGGACGAGTACGTCCATCGATCAGACCGGGCAGGTGAAGCCGGGCGGGCAGGTCTTGTCGCACTGGTTGAGGAGGAGCACGAGGTCGACGGGGACGTTGAGCTTGATGACGCCGAGGACCTTGGCCCTGATGGCGGTGCAGACGCAAACAGCGGCGTCCAGGTCGGTCAGCCCGGCCAGCAGCGGGCAGCACCGCTCGTTGGCCGGCACACCGAGCCTGAGCTTCAGCAGGCTCAGCACGTTAGCACACACGCCCAGCTTCAGCGTGTCGATCGGACACGAGCCGCCCTTGGTCGGTCGAGGCGGTGGCGGGGTTGGGCAGTGGTGTCCACAGCCACCGTTCACGGCGGTGACCATCAGGTTCACGCCGAGGAACAGGAGGACGAGCTTGGTCGATGGCGCCATTGCGAAAGCTCTGATCGAGAGGAAGCAAGGCTTTGTAGGTGTTGTGCGTTTGGGCTGTGTGGAGGGTGGTATTTATAGCCCGGTTGCACATGCAAGTGTGTTGTTGCCATGATCAATTTTTCCAAGTTTGATTCCAGCTAAAATCCATCGTCTACGTAGCGTGCTATCCAACAAAATGTATAGAGCGAGATATACGCGCGCCCGGCGACTTTCAATACTTGATAGTAGTGGCTGGAATGCGCTCAAGATATGCTGTGTGACGACTTTCATGCCATGCCCATGCATTGATGCATGATGTAGTTGTTACTTACTCCCTTCCTTTCTAAATATAGTTTATTTTAACGATTTTACTATTGAACTACATACACAGGTATATAGACAAGATTTTGAATGtcgatttatttattttgttttatatgtagttttctattaaaatatctaaaaaaattatatttaaaaacggagggactaGTTTGATACACGTATATCAGCTGCATATTCCCCTTCCAAAAAAAAGTTGCATATTAATTGGAGAGCAGGAGAAGTCAGCTATAGATGTTCCATAGCTAGCTTTAGCTTACACTACATGCATGGTGGTTGGTGTGGACACGTATCCACGCATTTGTTTTTATGGAAAAATGTTGAACATGTATTGAAATTCTGAATAAACGTTCatcatttattttatatttttctatGTGTATATCTAAAAAAAGCTCATTGTGTATACAAAACTGTTCAATGTGTAGTTAAAAAAAAGGACAACTGTATTTCAGAAAACTAATAAGAAAATTACACCAGCGTGGAATCTTCCCAAAACTGGTCAAAACCGATAAAATGTTCTAAGAACCTGTCTATAGAAGCTTTAAAAAACTGCAAACCATTTTTGACATAACCTTTAGCGGGAACATTAACATAATTATTGGGCCGGTCCACCATAGGTGTGCATAAGTTATGTCATAGAATAAGCGAAATCATTAGTTGAGGAGTAGGGTCTAGATGTGCAATACATAGAgcatatctagatgtattttagcaaCATTGTAAGGCCTAACCTCAAGCCGGGACCAAATGTGCTCCactctgttttttcttttttttttgacccgaaaaggtagatttttttttattttttttcaaattttatttttgaatattctttatgttttattccaaatttctaatctttgaattatttgacaatttaatctctaatcactcatcctcactgctctagcgtggatcactcatttcaaatcgtctaacttcccggccgatcacccatcctttcactacttcagcccgagcacgcttaactttctggttctatcgtccctagttgccaagtgtgcacttgttgttttcctgacaatactaagctatcaatcctaaacaacttgggtcttgatgtcatgtcacatgatttaatttttttaattacATTATgaaaataaacttaataagtaacaataatagtgaatttcaatgaaaacaacctaatatttttaaataaaattatttttctttttttggaaaaaaacttctttttgaagtaactttttttccatttggaattttgagcatgtgagaaaacttcaccgggcaagcccgggtgaaatcgagtaccaattttttctagttttttttatatattaattttttttggacGTCATATGCAACAGTTATGgccgtttattttttttcctttttttgcaaaaacggtcaaaattcatatctcaaaatttctataccgactagacactaaaacctaacaacatctcaaaggattttattttttgaagattttatcatttttgtttattttttgaagattttatcatttttttttattttctacaaaactcaaagtattaaggtttcagacgaaaacccatctgctacaaaggcatttttttaaaaattaattgaactgtagattttttttgtgcattaaatatgcaccatactacaacatgttaaaatctacggaaaaactaactaaaaataataaaaacaataattaaatgactaaaacaactatataagcaaaacaatatttctttaattaaaatcctaatttaaattattctaaaaataaccaaatattactgtgacaacaatctaacacatgagtgggagcaaaaagaattaaattaaaaactatttgtaaactcaagttattcaaaaactgggtttgaagcaaatttaaacaaattcaaatttaaaccattcaaatttgaaaactaatggcacaaacagaaactagacaaaatttggaat includes:
- the LOC123447509 gene encoding cortical cell-delineating protein-like; its protein translation is MAPSTKLVLLFLGVNLMVTAVNGGCGHHCPTPPPPRPTKGGSCPIDTLKLGVCANVLSLLKLRLGVPANERCCPLLAGLTDLDAAVCVCTAIRAKVLGVIKLNVPVDLVLLLNQCDKTCPPGFTCPV